From the genome of Eucalyptus grandis isolate ANBG69807.140 chromosome 2, ASM1654582v1, whole genome shotgun sequence, one region includes:
- the LOC104427686 gene encoding LOB domain-containing protein 29, which yields MTGSGSPCGACKFLRRKCVRGCVFAPYFCHEQGATHFAAIHKVFGASNVSKLLANLPVSDRCEAAVTISYEAQARLQDPIYGCVSHIFALQQQVFNLQAQLASLKEQATQSLCAPSSTRGSLNEKYSGNKVISNQALDVQSWLHMANPNNLPHQFSLDSMSNVNAMPYYDNGSMDSSSAGNNYDNSLVLEENISFGSLEEASGGSISSMDMQTSNRQWSFRDGDDLHSFTYGYIHH from the exons ATGACTGGTTCTGGTTCTCCTTGTGGCGCTTGCAAGTTCTTGAGGAGGAAATGCGTGAGAGGCTGCGTCTTTGCTCCATATTTTTGCCACGAGCAAGGTGCGACGCATTTCGCGGCCATTCACAAGGTCTTTGGCGCAAGCAACGTGTCAAAGCTCCTGGCAAACCTCCCCGTGAGTGATCGGTGCGAGGCCGCCGTGACCATCTCGTATGAGGCTCAGGCGCGGCTGCAGGACCCCATTTATGGATGCGTCTCGCACATCTTTGCGCTCCAACAACAG GTATTCAATTTGCAAGCGCAATTGGCTTCTCTGAAGGAGCAAGCTACTCAAAGCCTTTGTGCTCCCTCTTCCACGAGAGGGAGCCTTAACGAGAAATATTCTGGAAATAAGGTCATCTCGAACCAAGCCCTTGACGTGCAAAGTTGGTTGCACATGGCAAATCCAAATAATTTGCCTCATCAGTTCAGTTTAGATAGCATGAGCAATGTGAACGCAATGCCTTACTATGACAATGGGTCGATGGATTCAAGCTCTGCAGGGAACAATTATGACAATTCACTTGTCCTAGAAGAGAACATCTCCTTTGGGAGCTTAGAAGAGGCTTCTGGTGGTTCGATCTCTTCAATGGATATGCAAACAAGCAACAGGCAGTGGAGTTTCCGGGACGGTGATGACCTCCACTCCTTCACGTATGGGTACATTCACCATTAG